TTGCAGAATCCTGCCCCAACGATTCAAACGCGACTCCGGTCTATGCGTCCGTTTCTTCGAGTCGGAAAAATTGCAACATCGCCGCAATGCCTGATCCCCTGCGCGTTGCTTGTCGTAGTCCTGAACGTGTCGGACTTCTGTTTTGGCCGCATGTTACGGAGCCCCGCTGTCGGAGGCAGCCTGAATCTGCTTCAGGTTGCCGAACTGGCGTTTGACAGTTGTGAGCCCCTTCGTGGTATGCTTCAAGGCTTTGAAGAAATCGTACTCGGGGGACCATTCCACTCCATCGGAGTCTTTCTCCGGTTTATTTCTCGGCTGATAATTCTGGGAATGTTTGGCGTTGGTATCGCGAGAGCGACGGCTTATGGGATCTGCAGAGACCAGCGGCTGGGAATACTGTCGACGCTACAGAGTTCAGTAATGGCGACCGGCCGGGTTTTCCAGAATACATTGCTGGCAGGACTCCTGATTCTTCTTCCATGGCTCCTCGCCCATGCTGCCGGGCTGGCACTTTCCCTTTGCAACAGCATCGGTTTGCAGTCAATCGTCAGCGAACGTGTTCTCATTACGGTCCCATGGCTGATCAGTACTCTTTCGGTTCTCGTCATGGCCGTGGTGGTCTTTGGCTGGAGCTTTTCCATTGCGGCGATCGGTGTTGACCAGTGCGGAAGCGGGGATGCAATGTCTCGAGGCATAAGTTACTGCCTTTCACACAAGACAATGACCGTCGTCTGTTTCCTGCTTGCTGCCATGATGATGGTTGCCATCGGCAGCGTATTTCAGCTACTTGGCTCCGACGGCGTGGTTTTGACTCAGTCGATTTCAGTCTGGGCCATTCCGGATGGATCATCAATTACTCGTTCAGATTTTCACGTCTTCGTTACGTGGCTGAAGGAGACCGTACAGTTGAGCATTTTCTTTGCCATCGTTGGAGCGAGTTACATTTTTCTGAGATATCTGGAAGACGGAGTGGCAGTTTCCGAGATGCAAACCGGATCGCAGAGGTAGAACCCCATGTGTCTGAAGTTACGCCTTTCAGTGACTTTACTTGTGGCTTTCCTGGTTACGCACGCATCGCAGAATACGTATCTCATCGCTGCGGACGAGTCAGCGGCGGTAGAAACCTTCGATGCCGGATTGAAGCCATTTCTTCGCGACTTTTGCTTTGAATGTCATGCGGGTGAAGACGCATCGAGCGAACGAAACTTTGATACGCTGACTGGTGAACTTTCAACGACAGATCAGTTGATAGAACTGCAGGAAATCCTTGACCAGTTGAACCGAGGCGAAATGCCTCCGAGGGAAGCGAAACAACCAACAGATGATGAGCGGCGGAAGGCCGCACAATGGCTTTCCACTGTGATTGGTGAATACCATCGAAGGAATCGGTCAACAGGTGGCCAAACGATTCTGAGACGCCTGAACGCACGGGAGTATGAAAATACGATTCGTGACCTGCTGCACCTGAATATGAGCATGTTCAGACCCACGGCGTCCTTTCCCCGCGATCAATTAATTGAACATCGGGATAACGACGGAAAGACGCTGGTGATGTCAGGGTATTTGCTGAGCCAGTATCTTGATGCCGCTGAACGTATTGTCGAAAAGGCTATGTTTCCGCTGAACCAACCCATCGTCCAGACCTGGCACTTTGAGGACGGGTTTCGTCAACAGCCAGAAATTGATCAGGTCCATCGAAATACCAGTCGATTCCAGTACCTGATTCTATATGACGTTCCCGGAGCCGATAAACATGAAGGCGCGTATGCTCCGATTCATGCGTTTGCCGACGGAGTGCCCTATGACGGATACTACGACATAAAGTTTCGCGCAGCCGCATTAAATCGCCTGCACCCTTACGACGATCGTTTCCTGGGCCGCGACAGCACTGAGCCGCTTCGTCTCGCAGTCGTTGCGGGGAATCGAAACGCAGGGCCATTGCATAAGCCACAGCCAATCGAACCTGTGCTGGCTGAAGTGACCCTGGCCGACGGCTGGGACAACTACCAGGTCCGCGTCTGGCTGGACGCTGGTTTTACACCCCGTTTCATTTTTCCAAACGGACTCATGGATGCTCGAAGCCTGTGGGGAAACCTTCATCGACGGCACAGTGATTTGTTGCCCGAACCGGCAAATCGAGGCATCGTAGAAGTTCGTCGGAACGCAATCACGAATGGAAAGCTTCCACAGATCCATGTGGACGATATTACAATCTCGGGGCCACACTACGACGCCTGGCCAAGGCCATCACAGCTCGCTTTGCTGGGAGAAGACTGGTTGCGGGTCGTGTCCTCAGGCGAGCTGGATTCCGCGACGTTGACGCGGAATCTCCGGCGGCTGGCCTCTGAAGCTTATCGCCGGCCAGCGACGGATGACGAAGTCGCGCGACTTGTCAAGATCGCCACGCAGCAGAAGGATCTCGGCAGAAGCGATTTGCAGGCGTTTGGCGACTCCGTGAATGCACTGATTAGTTCTCCCGCGTTTGCCTACCTGGATGAGACATCAGCGGGCGCAGATGGGCCGCCGGGGCGATTGTCTCAGTTGGCTCTTGCTGCCCGATTATCGTACTTCCTCTGGGCATCGATGCCGGATGCGGAACTGACCGATGTTGCAATAAGAAACGAGCTGCAGACGCCGGAACAAATCCTCATTCAGTTCGACCGTATGCTGAAAGACCCAAAGTCCAGCGCATTCATCGAAGGGTTTCTTGACAATTGGCTGGCGTTGCGCGATCTCGGGTCAAGTCCTCCTGATCGCTCTGAATTCAGAGACTACTACCAGTACGATCTTGGAACTGCGATGAAAACGGAGACTCGTTTATTTGCTCGGTACCTGCTCGACAACAACCTGAGCGTTTGCAACTTCCTGGACTCA
This region of Planctomycetaceae bacterium genomic DNA includes:
- a CDS encoding DUF1592 domain-containing protein codes for the protein MCLKLRLSVTLLVAFLVTHASQNTYLIAADESAAVETFDAGLKPFLRDFCFECHAGEDASSERNFDTLTGELSTTDQLIELQEILDQLNRGEMPPREAKQPTDDERRKAAQWLSTVIGEYHRRNRSTGGQTILRRLNAREYENTIRDLLHLNMSMFRPTASFPRDQLIEHRDNDGKTLVMSGYLLSQYLDAAERIVEKAMFPLNQPIVQTWHFEDGFRQQPEIDQVHRNTSRFQYLILYDVPGADKHEGAYAPIHAFADGVPYDGYYDIKFRAAALNRLHPYDDRFLGRDSTEPLRLAVVAGNRNAGPLHKPQPIEPVLAEVTLADGWDNYQVRVWLDAGFTPRFIFPNGLMDARSLWGNLHRRHSDLLPEPANRGIVEVRRNAITNGKLPQIHVDDITISGPHYDAWPRPSQLALLGEDWLRVVSSGELDSATLTRNLRRLASEAYRRPATDDEVARLVKIATQQKDLGRSDLQAFGDSVNALISSPAFAYLDETSAGADGPPGRLSQLALAARLSYFLWASMPDAELTDVAIRNELQTPEQILIQFDRMLKDPKSSAFIEGFLDNWLALRDLGSSPPDRSEFRDYYQYDLGTAMKTETRLFARYLLDNNLSVCNFLDSDFTILNKPLADLYGLNEPFEDAGFHLVKLADRRRGGLLGQASVLTVTANGIDTSPVVRGVWLLNNILGTPPSPPPPDVPPLDPDVRGAESIRDQLAKHRDVSACYDCHRRIDPPGFALENFDPIGRWRERYKRGPVIDASGELPTGQDFRDVRGLKKLLLEQDELFIRNLTSQLLAYAVGRDMEIEDRPAIDTIVEAAVGQAAADGQPAGFRDLLQHVVTSEIFLSE